The following proteins are encoded in a genomic region of Phragmites australis chromosome 9, lpPhrAust1.1, whole genome shotgun sequence:
- the LOC133928862 gene encoding LRR receptor-like serine/threonine-protein kinase RGI1 — translation MSATARLGAVVACFVLAVLAPRPAAGILDPVDFLALQAVRRSLEDMPGSAFFDGWDFTADPCGFPGVFCDGDRVAALALGDPRAGSPGLTGRLDPALGRLSMLTELSVVPGRVEGELPASLASCSNLRFLAVSKNLISGRVPDGFGALSNLRTLDVSFNQISGAIPPSIVALPSITNLILCHNQLTGGIPSFPDSSPLLRLDLKHNTLSGGVPSLPAGLQYLSLSANQLTGSVNSVLPRLTRLNFLDLSMNQLEGPIPPSVFALPLSVLLLQRNFFEGPVQPSNDVTIPVVDLSYNRFWGQVSPLLAGVGQLYLNNNRFTGEVPARLVQELVGSGGLQLLYLQHNFLTGIEISPSSSLPSSVSLCLMYNCMVPPVYAPCPIKAGSQNTRPADQCPEWRD, via the coding sequence ATGTCGGCTACTGCGCGGCTCGGCGCCGTCGTGGCGTGCTTCGTTTTGGCGGTCTTAGcgccgcggccggcggcgggtATCCTCGACCCTGTGGACTTCCTGGCGTTGCAGGCGGTGCGGCGATCGCTGGAGGACATGCCCGGGTCAGCGTTCTTCGACGGGTGGGACTTCACCGCCGACCCGTGCGGGTTCCCCGGCGTGTTCTGCGACGGGGACAGGGTGGCGGCGCTAGCGCTCGGCGACCCGCGGGCAGGGTCGCCGGGGCTGACGGGACGGCTCGACCCGGCGCTGGGAAGGCTGTCCATGCTAACCGAGCTCTCGGTCGTGCCCGGGCGCGTCGAGGGGGAGCTCCCGGCGTCCCTCGCCTCGTGCTCGAACCTCCGGTTCTTGGCCGTCAGCAAGAACCTCATCTCCGGCCGGGTACCGGACGGCTTCGGCGCGCTGTCCAACCTCCGGACGCTCGACGTCAGCTTCAACCAGATCTCCGGCGCCATCCCGCCGTCCATCGTTGCGCTGCCGTCGATCACCAACCTAATCCTCTGCCACAACCAGCTCACCGGTGGCATCCCGTCGTTCCCGGACTCGTCCCCGCTCCTCCGGCTGGACCTCAAGCACAACACCCTCTCCGGCGGCGTGCCCAGCCTGCCGGCCGGGCTGCAGTACCTCTCGCTCTCGGCGAACCAGCTCACCGGCTCGGTCAACTCGGTGCTGCCCCGGCTGACCCGGCTCAACTTCCTCGATCTCAGCATGAACCAGCTCGAGGGCCCGATCCCGCCATCGGTGTTCGCATTGCCGCTGtccgtgctgctgctgcagcgcAACTTCTTCGAGGGGCCCGTCCAACCGTCGAACGACGTGACGATCCCGGTGGTGGACCTGAGCTACAACCGGTTCTGGGGCCAGGTCTCGCCACTCCTCGCGGGCGTGGGGCAGCTGTACCTGAACAACAACCGGTTCACCGGCGAGGTGCCGGCGCGGCTGGTGCAGGAGCTGGTGGGCTCCGGCGGGCTGCAGCTGCTGTACCTGCAGCACAACTTCCTGACCGGCATTGAGAtatcgccgtcgtcgtcgctcCCCTCCAGCGTCTCGCTCTGCCTGATGTACAACTGCATGGTGCCGCCGGTTTACGCGCCGTGCCCGATCAAGGCGGGGTCGCAGAACACGCGGCCGGCCGACCAGTGCCCCGAGTGGAGGGACTGA